One window from the genome of Streptococcus parasanguinis encodes:
- a CDS encoding DUF3427 domain-containing protein: MPEGVTLFQDTLIKSLKYGFVDNVQYQEGGYSPQILINDHEMKRYVLTDLQEELSKCKAFYISVAFITQSGIALIKSQLSDLMDKGIKGKILISPYLDFNDPIAMQELLKLENVEVRLTPESLQMHAKFYLFEHEGRQVLISGSSNLTHNALKINYEWNIKLTSTHNGELIRATKAEFDKIWEKSDLLTYDKIASYARKRQNVIRVDQIREEKTAQYQSETISPNEMQKDALKGLQAIRDSGKKKALVISATGTGKTFLSAFDVQQFKPERMLFIVHREQILQKSLTDFQKVLQFSDEEGLIYHSGADLTGKKYVFATIQTLSREQHLGLFSRDYFDYILIDEVHKAGANSYKKVMAYFQPEFFLGMTATPERTDGQNIYELFDYNIAYEIRLQNALDNDMLCPFIYFGVKDIEIEGQLINEKTTIANLTSEERVKHIIKKIDFYGVSGEKVKGLMFCSSKQEAHDLASKLNQKGKHCRALTGEDNMETRNEVVAQLEKGELDYILTVDIFNEGIDIPSVNQVVMLRNTQSSIVFVQQLGRGLRKHESKEYVTIIDFIGNYKNNYLIPIALFGDKSMNKDNYRRELREPNILKGLTTINFEEVAKEQIFKSITNTNLSNKVLLKEAYMETKNRLGCIPKLSDFWKLDTLDPYIFFDSFNHYGEVIDSFDKDDSFVKISELNGFLTFLCKELSNGKRKADLYLLKFFLEKEKISRSDFEKFLKEENLGASNELLKSIENFLTYSFFVKRDQEKYGVSALAIKNNIYQLSPYFAQFLTKEYKDFILDIIQTGLYRSEKYPQNPLTIGEKYSRKDAVRLLNWDKDESSTVYGYKVKHGTCPIFVTYHKEDDITETTQYQDGFLSNKVFHWYSRSNRSFKSKEVAEIMQSNDTGLSLHLFIKKEDGEGSDFYYLGPVCYIEDSALETIMPDGKTPVVTMNFELINEVPTTLYDYLTKK, encoded by the coding sequence ATGCCAGAAGGCGTAACTTTATTTCAAGACACTCTTATTAAATCATTAAAATATGGTTTTGTGGATAATGTACAGTATCAAGAGGGAGGATATTCACCGCAGATTTTGATCAATGATCATGAAATGAAGCGGTATGTTTTGACGGATTTGCAAGAGGAGTTGAGTAAGTGCAAGGCTTTCTACATATCAGTGGCCTTTATTACACAGTCTGGAATTGCCTTAATTAAGTCGCAATTGTCTGATCTGATGGATAAAGGAATAAAAGGTAAAATTCTTATATCTCCTTATCTCGATTTCAATGATCCAATTGCAATGCAAGAATTACTCAAGTTAGAGAATGTAGAAGTCCGTTTGACTCCCGAGAGTTTGCAGATGCATGCCAAGTTTTATCTCTTTGAGCATGAGGGAAGGCAGGTATTGATTTCGGGAAGTTCGAATCTGACCCATAATGCTCTCAAAATAAATTATGAGTGGAATATTAAATTGACATCTACTCATAATGGCGAGCTTATTCGAGCTACTAAAGCTGAATTTGACAAGATTTGGGAGAAGTCGGATCTTTTGACATATGACAAGATTGCTTCTTATGCGCGAAAACGTCAGAATGTCATTCGAGTGGATCAGATTCGCGAAGAGAAGACGGCTCAGTATCAGAGTGAAACAATTAGTCCTAATGAAATGCAAAAGGATGCTTTAAAAGGATTACAAGCAATTCGTGATTCTGGGAAAAAGAAGGCTTTGGTCATCAGTGCCACTGGGACAGGAAAAACCTTTCTATCAGCTTTTGATGTCCAACAGTTTAAGCCAGAAAGAATGCTTTTTATTGTTCATCGAGAGCAGATTCTTCAGAAGTCATTAACGGATTTTCAAAAGGTCTTGCAGTTTTCTGATGAAGAAGGTCTTATTTATCACTCTGGGGCTGATTTGACGGGCAAAAAATATGTGTTTGCTACTATCCAAACCCTTTCACGTGAACAGCATTTAGGCCTATTTTCAAGAGATTATTTTGACTATATTCTGATTGACGAGGTTCATAAAGCTGGTGCAAATTCTTATAAAAAAGTGATGGCGTATTTTCAACCAGAATTCTTTTTGGGGATGACGGCTACTCCAGAGCGGACAGATGGTCAGAATATTTATGAATTGTTTGACTACAATATTGCTTATGAGATTCGTCTACAAAATGCCCTTGACAATGATATGCTTTGCCCATTCATTTATTTTGGGGTAAAGGATATCGAAATCGAAGGACAGTTAATCAATGAGAAAACTACGATTGCGAACTTAACTTCCGAAGAGCGCGTGAAGCATATTATTAAGAAGATTGATTTTTATGGAGTTAGTGGAGAGAAAGTGAAGGGCTTGATGTTCTGTTCTTCTAAGCAAGAAGCCCATGACTTAGCATCCAAACTGAATCAAAAGGGGAAACATTGTCGAGCCTTAACAGGTGAAGATAACATGGAGACCCGGAATGAAGTCGTTGCCCAACTAGAAAAGGGAGAGCTTGACTACATTTTAACAGTAGATATCTTTAACGAAGGGATTGATATTCCATCGGTCAATCAGGTTGTGATGTTGCGGAATACTCAATCTAGCATTGTTTTCGTACAACAGTTAGGTCGAGGACTACGGAAGCATGAGAGTAAAGAATATGTTACCATTATCGACTTTATTGGAAACTATAAGAATAACTATTTAATTCCTATTGCTTTGTTTGGTGATAAATCGATGAATAAAGATAATTATCGTCGAGAGCTTCGAGAACCAAACATTCTAAAAGGATTGACGACCATCAATTTTGAAGAAGTAGCTAAGGAACAAATCTTTAAGTCCATCACTAATACTAATTTATCTAATAAAGTTTTGTTGAAAGAAGCTTATATGGAGACGAAGAACCGGCTAGGTTGTATTCCAAAATTAAGTGATTTTTGGAAATTAGATACTTTGGATCCATACATCTTTTTTGATAGCTTTAATCATTATGGAGAAGTTATCGATTCTTTTGACAAGGATGATTCATTTGTTAAAATTTCTGAGCTAAATGGATTTCTAACTTTTCTTTGTAAAGAGTTATCAAATGGAAAGAGGAAAGCAGATCTTTATCTTTTAAAATTCTTTCTGGAAAAAGAAAAGATTTCGCGTTCGGATTTTGAAAAATTCCTAAAAGAAGAGAATTTAGGAGCTTCTAATGAGTTGTTGAAGTCTATTGAGAATTTCTTGACCTATAGCTTTTTTGTTAAAAGAGATCAGGAAAAGTATGGTGTATCAGCTTTGGCTATCAAGAATAATATTTATCAACTTTCACCATATTTTGCTCAATTTCTGACAAAGGAGTATAAAGATTTTATATTAGATATCATTCAGACGGGTCTTTATCGTTCTGAAAAGTATCCACAGAATCCGTTGACAATCGGGGAAAAGTATTCTCGTAAAGACGCTGTGAGACTACTCAACTGGGATAAGGATGAGAGCTCGACTGTTTATGGTTATAAGGTTAAACATGGAACTTGTCCGATTTTTGTCACTTATCACAAAGAGGATGATATTACTGAAACAACTCAGTATCAAGATGGTTTTTTATCAAATAAAGTCTTTCACTGGTATTCTAGGAGCAACAGGAGTTTCAAGTCAAAAGAAGTAGCCGAGATTATGCAGTCTAATGATACTGGATTGAGCCTTCACCTGTTTATAAAAAAAGAGGATGGTGAAGGAAGTGATTTCTATTATCTTGGACCAGTCTGTTATATTGAGGATAGTGCTCTTGAAACTATAATGCCAGATGGCAAAACGCCTGTAGTGACCATGAATTTTGAACTGATCAATGAAGTTCCTACAACACTTTATGATTATTTAACAAAAAAATAA
- a CDS encoding valine--tRNA ligase gives MSKELSPKYNPAEVEAGRYQKWLDEDVFKPSGDKKAKPYSIVIPPPNVTGKLHLGHAWDTTLQDIIIRQKRMQGFDTLWLPGMDHAGIATQAKVEERLRGEGISRYDLGREKFLDKVWEWKDEYATTIKEQWGKMGLSVDYSRERFTLDEGLSKAVRKVFVDLYKKGWIYRGEFIINWDPAARTALSDIEVIHKDVEGAFYHMNYMLEDGSRALEVATTRPETMFGDVAVAVNPEDPRYKDLIGKNVILPIANKLIPIVGDKHADPEFGTGVVKITPAHDPNDFLVGQRHNLPQVNVMNDDGTMNELAGEFNGMDRFEARKAVIKKLEEIGALVKIEKMTHSVGHSERTGVMVEPRLSTQWFVKMDQLAKNAIANQDTDDKVEFYPPRFNDTFLQWMENVHDWVISRQLWWGHQIPAWYNAEGEMYVGEEAPEGDGWKQDEDVLDTWFSSALWPFSTMGWPDVDSEDFKRYFPTSTLVTGYDIIFFWVSRMIFQSLEFTGRQPFQNVLIHGLIRDEQGRKMSKSLGNGIDPMDVIEKYGADALRWFLSNGSAPGQDVRFSYEKMDASWNFINKIWNISRYILMNNEGLTLDVARENVAKVAAGQAGNVTDRWILHNLNETIGKVTENFDKFEFGVAGHILYNFIWDEFADWYVELTKEVLYSDNEEEKVITRSVLLYTLDQILRLLHPIMPFVTEEIYGQISEGTIVTAEYPVVRPEFENEEAAAGVEALKDVIRSVRNSRAEVNVAPSKPITILIKTSDSDLEAFFNSNVNYIKRFTNPEHLEIAADVEVPDLVMSSIITGAEIYLPLADLLNVEEELARLEKELAKWQKELDMVGKKLSNERFVANAKPEVVQKERDKQADYQAKYDATVARIDEMKKLVK, from the coding sequence ATGTCTAAAGAACTTTCACCTAAATACAATCCAGCCGAGGTTGAGGCTGGTCGTTACCAAAAATGGCTTGATGAGGATGTTTTCAAGCCTTCAGGCGATAAAAAGGCTAAGCCTTATTCTATCGTTATTCCACCACCAAACGTAACTGGGAAACTCCACCTTGGTCACGCTTGGGATACTACTTTGCAAGATATCATCATCCGTCAAAAACGCATGCAAGGTTTTGACACCCTTTGGCTTCCTGGTATGGACCACGCAGGGATTGCGACTCAAGCTAAGGTTGAGGAGCGCTTGCGTGGTGAGGGCATCAGCCGTTATGACCTTGGCCGTGAGAAATTCCTTGACAAAGTTTGGGAATGGAAAGACGAATATGCCACTACCATCAAGGAACAATGGGGCAAGATGGGCCTCTCTGTAGACTACTCTCGCGAGCGTTTCACGCTTGACGAAGGCTTGTCTAAAGCGGTTCGCAAGGTCTTTGTGGACCTTTACAAGAAAGGCTGGATCTACCGTGGTGAATTTATCATCAACTGGGACCCAGCAGCTCGCACAGCCCTTTCTGATATCGAGGTGATCCATAAGGACGTGGAAGGTGCCTTCTACCACATGAACTACATGCTAGAAGATGGCTCACGCGCCCTTGAAGTGGCGACCACTCGTCCTGAGACTATGTTTGGGGACGTTGCCGTTGCGGTCAATCCCGAAGACCCACGCTACAAGGACCTGATTGGTAAAAACGTCATCCTTCCAATCGCTAATAAACTCATCCCAATCGTAGGGGACAAACACGCAGACCCTGAGTTTGGTACTGGTGTGGTGAAGATCACTCCTGCCCACGACCCTAATGACTTCTTGGTTGGTCAACGTCATAACTTGCCACAAGTCAACGTTATGAACGATGATGGTACCATGAATGAATTGGCGGGTGAATTCAATGGCATGGACCGCTTTGAAGCTCGTAAGGCTGTTATCAAGAAGTTAGAAGAAATTGGTGCCCTTGTTAAGATTGAGAAGATGACCCATTCAGTTGGTCACTCAGAGCGTACAGGGGTTATGGTTGAGCCACGTTTGTCTACACAATGGTTTGTGAAGATGGATCAATTGGCGAAAAATGCCATTGCCAACCAAGACACAGATGATAAGGTTGAATTTTACCCACCTCGTTTCAACGATACCTTCCTTCAATGGATGGAAAATGTCCACGACTGGGTGATCTCTCGTCAGCTCTGGTGGGGTCACCAAATCCCAGCTTGGTACAATGCTGAGGGTGAAATGTACGTTGGCGAAGAAGCGCCAGAAGGTGACGGATGGAAACAAGACGAAGATGTCTTGGATACTTGGTTTAGTTCAGCCCTTTGGCCATTCTCAACTATGGGCTGGCCTGATGTCGACTCAGAAGACTTCAAACGTTACTTCCCAACTTCAACCTTGGTAACAGGTTACGACATCATCTTCTTCTGGGTGTCTCGTATGATTTTCCAATCATTGGAATTCACTGGTCGTCAGCCATTCCAAAATGTCCTTATCCACGGTCTTATCCGTGACGAGCAAGGACGTAAGATGTCTAAGTCACTCGGTAACGGGATTGACCCAATGGATGTTATCGAGAAATACGGTGCCGATGCCCTTCGTTGGTTCCTTTCAAACGGTTCTGCACCAGGGCAAGACGTACGTTTCTCTTATGAGAAAATGGATGCGTCTTGGAACTTCATTAACAAGATTTGGAACATCTCTCGTTACATCCTCATGAACAATGAAGGTTTGACCCTGGATGTGGCGCGTGAAAATGTGGCTAAAGTGGCTGCTGGTCAAGCAGGTAACGTGACAGACCGCTGGATTCTCCATAACCTTAACGAAACGATTGGAAAAGTCACTGAAAACTTTGATAAGTTTGAATTCGGTGTGGCTGGTCACATCCTCTACAACTTCATCTGGGATGAGTTTGCAGACTGGTATGTTGAGTTGACTAAGGAAGTGCTTTATAGCGACAATGAGGAAGAAAAAGTTATCACTCGATCTGTTCTTCTTTACACCTTGGATCAAATTTTGCGACTCCTTCACCCAATCATGCCATTCGTAACCGAAGAAATCTATGGTCAAATCTCTGAAGGAACGATCGTGACTGCGGAATACCCAGTGGTTCGTCCAGAGTTTGAAAACGAAGAAGCAGCAGCCGGCGTTGAAGCTCTTAAAGATGTGATTCGCTCTGTTCGTAACTCACGTGCAGAAGTGAACGTAGCGCCAAGCAAACCAATCACTATTTTGATCAAGACAAGCGACAGCGACTTGGAAGCCTTCTTTAATAGCAATGTCAACTATATCAAACGTTTCACAAATCCAGAACACTTGGAAATTGCAGCAGATGTCGAAGTACCTGACTTGGTTATGTCAAGCATCATCACAGGTGCAGAAATCTACTTGCCACTGGCTGACCTTCTCAATGTTGAAGAAGAATTGGCCCGTCTTGAAAAAGAATTGGCCAAATGGCAAAAAGAACTGGATATGGTTGGTAAGAAACTCTCTAACGAACGCTTCGTAGCCAATGCCAAACCAGAAGTCGTCCAAAAAGAACGCGACAAACAAGCCGACTACCAAGCGAAGTACGATGCGACCGTCGCACGTATTGATGAGATGAAGAAACTCGTGAAATAA
- a CDS encoding lantibiotic ABC transporter permease has translation MKGEYKIIKAGKKNVIDFLNDIGIKPLLSLILLVIIVAVDKTSLMKSIKLFSLNIYSWVFVIILLYYLVCYRPRDKRINDLAKSSIYKQYVSFFREIFFSISLIMFSSILLSLFFDTKTSSEIISIITTLGLLRLMISITMILTELSFISLMLLFVTIYVSLFIIGIFDIKWWALATSLLVLWNYINSREFLIFLNKGDTKINIPAKLEYRWQVNKIISYIVTFIIYFSLLLSSVLIEKSNSTFFERGTMRFYTFFGTAVVIILLYVFSKSYFSRNNSLSHNFIGKLFIKIGDFLCLYKLDNFVDLYNETLTKHQKKETRRLVYKKIKKRN, from the coding sequence TTGAAGGGAGAGTATAAAATAATCAAGGCAGGCAAAAAGAATGTAATTGATTTTTTAAACGATATTGGAATTAAACCGTTATTGTCCCTAATACTACTTGTGATAATAGTTGCAGTAGATAAGACTTCATTAATGAAGAGTATAAAACTGTTTAGCTTAAATATTTATTCTTGGGTGTTCGTAATAATATTATTATATTACCTTGTTTGTTATAGACCAAGGGATAAAAGAATAAATGATTTAGCTAAAAGTAGTATTTATAAACAATATGTTTCTTTTTTCAGAGAAATATTTTTCTCAATTAGTTTAATCATGTTTAGTTCGATTTTACTAAGTCTATTTTTTGATACTAAAACAAGTAGTGAAATTATTAGCATAATTACAACGTTAGGGTTATTACGTTTGATGATTTCTATAACGATGATTCTTACCGAACTAAGCTTTATATCACTAATGTTATTATTTGTTACAATTTATGTGAGTTTATTTATAATCGGGATTTTTGATATTAAATGGTGGGCGTTAGCTACAAGTCTTTTGGTATTGTGGAATTATATAAACTCTAGAGAGTTTCTAATATTCTTGAATAAGGGGGATACAAAGATAAATATTCCTGCTAAGTTGGAATATAGATGGCAAGTAAATAAAATAATTTCTTATATCGTCACTTTTATCATATATTTTTCACTTCTTCTTTCTAGTGTTTTAATTGAAAAATCTAACTCAACGTTTTTTGAAAGAGGAACGATGAGATTCTATACATTTTTTGGTACAGCTGTTGTAATTATTTTATTATATGTCTTTTCTAAATCTTACTTTTCAAGAAATAATTCTCTAAGCCATAATTTTATAGGAAAATTATTTATCAAAATTGGAGATTTCCTCTGTCTATATAAACTTGACAATTTTGTTGATTTATATAATGAGACTTTAACTAAACATCAAAAAAAGGAAACTAGAAGATTAGTATATAAAAAAATTAAAAAAAGAAATTAA
- a CDS encoding GNAT family N-acetyltransferase — translation MTRAALPERIATERLVLRVRTVADAEDIHAYASLPEVAYPAGFPPVQTLEDEIYYLEHILPERNEKDDLPAGYGIVVKGTDTIIGSVDFNHRHEDDVLEIGYTLHPDYWGRVYVPEAAHALIDLAFKELGLHKIELSCFSYNVQSQRVAEKLGFTLEARIRDRKDAQGNRCDDLRYGLLRSEWEARSC, via the coding sequence ATGACAAGAGCAGCACTACCAGAGCGAATCGCAACCGAGCGTCTAGTCTTACGAGTTCGTACCGTGGCGGATGCTGAGGATATTCATGCTTACGCGAGTCTTCCAGAAGTCGCCTATCCAGCTGGTTTTCCACCCGTCCAGACCTTGGAAGATGAGATTTATTATCTGGAACATATCCTTCCTGAGCGTAATGAAAAGGACGATCTTCCAGCAGGCTATGGAATCGTGGTCAAAGGGACCGATACCATCATCGGCTCTGTTGACTTCAACCATCGCCACGAAGACGATGTTTTGGAGATTGGCTATACCTTGCACCCAGACTATTGGGGGCGAGTCTATGTGCCTGAAGCGGCACATGCCTTGATTGATCTGGCTTTTAAAGAATTGGGACTTCATAAGATAGAATTGTCTTGCTTTAGTTACAATGTCCAAAGTCAACGAGTCGCTGAGAAACTTGGTTTCACTCTTGAAGCTCGCATAAGAGACCGCAAAGATGCCCAAGGCAACCGCTGTGATGATTTGAGATATGGCTTGCTGAGGAGTGAATGGGAAGCTAGAAGTTGCTAG
- a CDS encoding helix-hairpin-helix domain-containing protein, which yields MAKKNVNRAKQYKHQNRHLLKKAVATVTAAVKEAPKKVEKATKAVAKEVKQAASSVEEFAASLECVALDRAQTFYDEGIRSVADFANWTEKELLALKGIGPATIKKLKELGVKFK from the coding sequence ATGGCAAAGAAGAACGTAAACCGTGCGAAACAATACAAGCATCAAAATAGACATCTTTTGAAAAAAGCTGTCGCAACTGTAACTGCAGCTGTGAAAGAAGCACCTAAAAAGGTTGAGAAAGCTACAAAAGCAGTGGCGAAAGAAGTGAAACAAGCGGCTTCTTCAGTGGAAGAATTTGCTGCAAGTTTGGAATGTGTGGCACTTGATCGTGCGCAAACATTCTATGATGAAGGTATTCGCTCTGTTGCGGACTTCGCAAACTGGACAGAAAAAGAGTTGTTGGCCCTTAAAGGAATCGGCCCAGCTACAATCAAGAAATTGAAAGAACTAGGCGTTAAATTTAAATAA
- a CDS encoding DUF1912 family protein, which produces MSYETEFMKEFEEWIKTQVMINEMALEESKKVFDEDQDERAKIAMIRYESRLDAYQFLQRKFENFHAGKGFHDLPDGLFGERKY; this is translated from the coding sequence ATGAGTTACGAAACAGAGTTTATGAAGGAGTTTGAGGAGTGGATCAAGACCCAAGTCATGATCAATGAAATGGCTCTCGAAGAAAGTAAGAAGGTTTTTGATGAAGACCAGGATGAGCGAGCTAAAATAGCCATGATTCGCTATGAAAGCCGTTTGGACGCTTATCAGTTCTTGCAAAGGAAGTTTGAAAATTTCCATGCTGGAAAAGGATTTCATGATTTACCAGATGGCCTCTTTGGTGAAAGAAAATATTAA
- a CDS encoding DUF438 domain-containing protein, whose translation MSDERIHVLRDILLELHHGASPESVQERFDATFAGVSAIEISLMEHELMNSDAGVTFEDVMELCDVHANLFKNAVQGVEVADTDHPGHPVQIFKQENLALRAAMMRVRRLLDNYETTEDPEMIQEIHKGLLRQLGLVGQFDRHYRRKEELMFPIMEKYGHDSPPKVMWGVDDQIRELFAKVSDAAKKLPESSISEVNELFEAFAQEFEGMIFKEESILLMILLESFTQDDWLSIAEESDAYGYAIILPSEKWVPKRVDFKEEGARESESSTEPLPSSKGDEHRQVIETPEGQLTITFTPKKKEESFDRKQPQAFGHGFLSVEQANLILNHLPMEITFVNKDDIFQYYNDAAPFEEMIFKRTPSQVGRNVELCHPPKYLEKVKAIMQGLREGKKDKYEMWFKSESRGKFVHVTYAAVRDEAGEFQGVLEYVQDIQPYREIDTDFYRGME comes from the coding sequence ATGAGTGATGAACGAATTCATGTCTTAAGAGATATCTTATTAGAGCTTCATCATGGAGCTTCCCCTGAGTCGGTTCAAGAACGGTTTGATGCGACCTTTGCAGGGGTGTCTGCGATTGAGATCTCTCTTATGGAGCATGAACTGATGAACTCCGATGCAGGTGTTACTTTTGAAGATGTGATGGAGCTTTGTGATGTCCATGCCAATCTCTTTAAGAATGCGGTTCAAGGGGTCGAAGTAGCAGATACCGACCACCCTGGTCATCCTGTTCAAATCTTTAAACAGGAGAACTTAGCTCTTCGTGCAGCTATGATGCGGGTCCGCCGCTTGCTAGACAATTATGAGACGACGGAGGATCCTGAGATGATTCAGGAGATTCATAAGGGCTTGTTACGTCAGCTGGGCTTGGTGGGTCAATTTGACCGGCATTACCGTCGTAAGGAAGAGTTGATGTTTCCGATTATGGAAAAATATGGGCATGATTCCCCGCCAAAAGTGATGTGGGGAGTGGATGACCAGATTCGGGAACTCTTTGCGAAAGTTTCAGATGCGGCCAAGAAATTACCGGAATCTAGTATTTCTGAAGTCAATGAGCTCTTTGAAGCCTTTGCGCAAGAGTTTGAGGGCATGATCTTCAAGGAAGAGTCGATCCTCTTGATGATTTTGCTGGAGTCCTTTACCCAGGATGACTGGCTCTCTATTGCAGAAGAAAGTGATGCTTATGGTTATGCCATTATTCTCCCAAGTGAGAAATGGGTGCCGAAACGTGTGGACTTCAAGGAAGAAGGAGCAAGAGAGTCAGAGAGTTCAACTGAACCGCTTCCTTCTTCAAAAGGAGATGAGCACCGTCAGGTCATTGAGACTCCTGAGGGACAATTGACGATTACCTTCACGCCTAAGAAAAAAGAAGAGAGCTTCGATCGCAAGCAGCCACAAGCTTTTGGCCATGGCTTTCTATCTGTGGAGCAAGCGAATTTAATCTTGAATCATTTGCCGATGGAGATCACCTTTGTCAATAAGGATGATATTTTCCAATATTACAATGATGCTGCACCTTTTGAAGAAATGATTTTTAAGAGGACGCCATCACAGGTAGGACGCAATGTTGAGCTGTGTCACCCTCCGAAATACTTGGAGAAGGTCAAAGCGATTATGCAAGGGCTTCGTGAAGGGAAAAAAGACAAGTATGAAATGTGGTTCAAATCAGAATCGCGTGGGAAATTTGTCCATGTCACCTATGCAGCCGTGCGTGATGAAGCTGGAGAGTTTCAAGGGGTCTTGGAATATGTTCAGGACATTCAACCTTATCGAGAGATCGATACGGATTTTTATAGAGGAATGGAGTAA
- a CDS encoding DUF1858 domain-containing protein, with protein MDNVIDVSIPVAQVIDQHPEVLDLLVELGFKPLANPIMRNTVGRKVSLKQGSKLEGTPMEKIVRTLEANGYEVVGLD; from the coding sequence ATGGACAATGTTATTGATGTATCGATTCCAGTTGCTCAAGTCATTGATCAACATCCGGAAGTATTGGATTTGTTGGTGGAGTTGGGCTTTAAACCCTTAGCCAATCCGATCATGCGCAATACAGTTGGGCGCAAGGTTTCTTTGAAACAAGGATCAAAATTAGAAGGTACGCCTATGGAGAAGATTGTGCGAACGCTAGAGGCTAATGGCTATGAAGTAGTGGGGCTAGACTAA
- a CDS encoding cytidine deaminase family protein, with the protein MDIWEKLYHEAKALYAPQEVSDFVYARHVVAAVEAADGQIFTGFCMEGTCGVFHLCAERAALFNMYQQSGQTKVKRIIAFRDKPPYGEGSGMPCGACREFLLELDAENRHLEFMVDYESRKTITLGELMPLWWGEERARQRENKGNE; encoded by the coding sequence ATGGATATTTGGGAAAAACTTTATCATGAGGCGAAAGCTCTCTATGCGCCTCAAGAGGTTTCAGATTTTGTCTATGCTCGACATGTGGTTGCTGCTGTTGAGGCTGCAGATGGTCAGATTTTTACGGGCTTTTGTATGGAAGGAACCTGTGGTGTCTTTCATTTATGTGCCGAACGAGCGGCACTCTTCAACATGTATCAACAATCAGGACAGACCAAGGTCAAGCGCATTATTGCTTTTCGAGACAAGCCTCCTTATGGAGAAGGCTCAGGGATGCCTTGTGGGGCCTGTCGTGAATTTCTCCTTGAGCTAGATGCAGAGAATCGTCATCTAGAGTTTATGGTGGATTATGAAAGTCGTAAGACCATTACTTTAGGAGAGCTGATGCCTCTTTGGTGGGGAGAAGAACGGGCTCGTCAGAGAGAGAATAAAGGGAATGAGTAG